A single Candidatus Eisenbacteria bacterium DNA region contains:
- a CDS encoding response regulator transcription factor, giving the protein MRALIVDDEAPARALLREYLAAEPDVDLAGECANGFEALKSIAERAPGLVLLDVQMPKLDGFEVLELLEHPPAVVFVTAYDEYALRAFEVHAVDYVMKPVGRERLAAAIARVRERLAAGAPASPAPPAAALAAAARPPGRHAERVLVKDGARVHVIPADKLDWIEAKDDYVEIHSEGRAFLKAQPISELAAGLDPDRFVRIHRSWVLNVERLERLELYARDSRVAILKDGKELPVSRAGYARLRELL; this is encoded by the coding sequence ATCCGCGCGCTGATCGTGGACGACGAAGCGCCCGCCCGGGCGCTGCTCCGCGAGTACCTGGCCGCCGAGCCGGACGTGGATCTGGCGGGCGAGTGCGCCAACGGGTTCGAGGCGCTCAAGAGCATCGCCGAGCGCGCCCCGGGCCTGGTGCTGCTGGACGTGCAGATGCCCAAGCTGGACGGCTTCGAGGTGCTGGAGCTCCTGGAGCACCCGCCCGCCGTGGTGTTCGTGACCGCCTACGACGAGTACGCCCTGCGCGCCTTCGAGGTGCACGCGGTGGACTACGTGATGAAGCCCGTGGGGCGCGAGCGGCTGGCGGCAGCCATCGCGCGGGTGCGCGAGCGGCTCGCGGCGGGGGCGCCGGCGTCGCCCGCCCCGCCCGCCGCCGCGCTGGCGGCGGCCGCCCGCCCGCCCGGCCGGCACGCGGAGCGGGTGCTGGTCAAGGACGGCGCGCGGGTCCACGTGATTCCCGCGGACAAGCTGGACTGGATCGAGGCGAAAGACGACTACGTGGAGATCCACAGCGAGGGCCGCGCCTTCCTGAAAGCGCAGCCCATCTCCGAGCTTGCCGCGGGGCTGGATCCGGACCGGTTCGTGCGCATCCACCGCTCCTGGGTGCTGAACGTGGAGCGGCTCGAGCGGCTGGAGCTCTACGCGCGCGACAGCCGGGTGGCGATCCTCAAGGACGGCAAGGAACTGCCCGTGAGCCGCGCGGGCTACGCGAGGCTGCGCGAGCTGCTGTGA
- a CDS encoding histidine kinase, with protein sequence MHPLLASRVRQALYLAAWAGIGALLAVMLGTVRPRPTPEMVAFLAPLTLFYAFACLSAWWVCRANPLATTPPERLLAVVAVASGLASAVWVALGAAWAAALARITQRPIESAWLVRDATALGAAGVVLYAQSMAFHYFLLIVETARMAERRLLETQVTAREAELRALRSQLHPHFLFNSLNSISALAGGQPEAARRMCQLLGEFLRVSLGLGARPRVSLAEELALAELYLGIEQVRFGERLAVGKQVSPEACACAVPPLLIQPLVENAVKHGVADRVEGGTVRIEACVRGASLEIEVANPRDPEAPPRRGQGMGLENVRRRLEALDPAATRVEVFREPDSFRVRLRLPAVAYEAGGPGGC encoded by the coding sequence ATGCATCCGCTGCTGGCGAGCCGGGTCCGGCAGGCGCTCTACCTCGCGGCGTGGGCCGGAATCGGCGCGCTGCTCGCGGTGATGCTGGGCACCGTCCGCCCCCGTCCCACCCCGGAGATGGTGGCCTTCCTGGCCCCGCTCACATTGTTCTACGCGTTCGCCTGCCTCTCGGCGTGGTGGGTGTGCCGCGCCAATCCCCTGGCGACGACTCCCCCCGAGCGCTTGCTGGCGGTGGTGGCCGTCGCCTCCGGCCTGGCCAGCGCGGTGTGGGTGGCGCTGGGGGCGGCGTGGGCGGCGGCGCTGGCGCGCATCACGCAGCGGCCGATCGAGAGCGCGTGGCTGGTGCGCGACGCGACCGCGCTGGGCGCAGCCGGCGTGGTGCTGTACGCGCAGTCCATGGCATTTCATTACTTCCTGCTGATCGTGGAGACGGCCCGGATGGCCGAGCGGCGCCTGCTCGAGACGCAGGTGACCGCGCGCGAAGCGGAACTGCGCGCGCTTCGCTCGCAGCTCCACCCGCACTTCCTGTTCAACAGCCTCAACTCGATCAGCGCGCTGGCCGGCGGGCAGCCGGAGGCGGCGCGCCGCATGTGCCAGTTGCTGGGCGAGTTCCTGCGCGTGAGCCTGGGCCTCGGGGCGCGCCCCAGGGTGAGCCTGGCGGAGGAGCTGGCGCTGGCGGAGCTGTACCTGGGCATCGAGCAGGTGCGATTCGGCGAGCGGCTGGCGGTCGGGAAGCAGGTCAGCCCGGAGGCGTGCGCGTGCGCGGTTCCGCCGCTGCTGATCCAGCCGCTGGTGGAGAACGCGGTCAAGCACGGCGTGGCCGACCGGGTGGAGGGCGGCACGGTGCGCATCGAGGCCTGCGTGCGGGGTGCGTCGCTGGAGATCGAGGTGGCCAACCCGCGCGACCCGGAGGCGCCGCCGCGCCGCGGACAGGGCATGGGCCTGGAGAACGTCCGCCGCCGGCTCGAAGCGCTGGATCCCGCGGCCACGCGGGTGGAGGTGTTCCGCGAGCCGGACTCGTTCCGCGTGCGCCTGAGGCTGCCGGCGGTCGCGTACGAAGCAGGAGGCCCCGGTGGCTGCTGA
- the ilvC gene encoding ketol-acid reductoisomerase encodes MIPRYGVSEAPLEPLRGLRVTVFGYGNQGRAQSLNLRDSGVDVRVALRDGSASADAARGEGLTVTGLEEGARAAHLAALLVPDEAMPELVRGLAGAWAPGCVFVLAHAYNLVFAGLDLPPGAKTACVAPAGPGSLVRSRFTEGLGVTAFLALSDPADAGLRALGLAYAAAIGCARAGVLECTARQEAEVDLFGEQAVLCGGLTSLVGTAFDTLLDAGYPPEMAYLECVHQVNLTAQLIHDGGVEGMRDRISPTALFGDLTRSPRIAAALRPVFAALLDEIRDGRFSRHRDAVAADGPARMKTLRAAARHRDMAATREKLGL; translated from the coding sequence ATGATCCCGCGCTACGGGGTTTCCGAGGCGCCGCTGGAGCCGTTGCGCGGACTGCGCGTGACGGTGTTCGGCTACGGCAACCAGGGCCGCGCCCAGTCGCTGAACCTCAGGGACTCCGGCGTGGACGTGCGCGTGGCGCTGCGCGACGGCAGCGCGTCCGCGGACGCCGCGCGTGGCGAGGGGCTGACGGTGACCGGGCTGGAGGAGGGCGCGCGCGCCGCCCACCTGGCCGCGCTGCTGGTGCCCGACGAGGCCATGCCGGAGCTGGTCCGGGGCCTCGCGGGCGCGTGGGCGCCCGGGTGTGTGTTCGTGCTGGCCCACGCCTACAACCTGGTCTTCGCCGGGCTGGACCTGCCTCCGGGAGCGAAGACCGCCTGCGTGGCCCCCGCCGGCCCTGGCTCGCTGGTGCGGTCGCGCTTCACCGAGGGGCTGGGCGTCACCGCGTTCCTGGCGCTCTCCGATCCCGCCGACGCGGGGCTGCGCGCGCTGGGACTGGCCTACGCCGCCGCTATCGGCTGCGCCCGCGCGGGAGTGCTCGAGTGCACCGCGCGCCAGGAGGCCGAGGTGGACCTGTTCGGCGAGCAGGCGGTGCTGTGCGGCGGGCTCACGTCGCTGGTGGGCACCGCGTTCGACACCCTGCTGGACGCGGGCTACCCGCCCGAGATGGCCTACCTCGAGTGCGTGCACCAGGTGAATCTCACCGCGCAACTGATCCACGATGGCGGCGTGGAGGGCATGCGTGACCGCATCAGCCCCACGGCGCTCTTCGGCGACCTCACGCGCTCCCCGCGCATCGCCGCCGCGTTGCGCCCGGTGTTCGCCGCGCTCCTGGACGAAATCCGCGACGGCCGCTTCTCGCGCCACCGCGACGCCGTGGCCGCCGACGGGCCCGCGCGCATGAAGACCCTCCGTGCCGCAGCCCGCCACCGGGACATGGCGGCCACCCGGGAGAAGCTGGGGCTGTAG
- a CDS encoding tetratricopeptide repeat protein, which yields MLTMKSILRWALVLVGLMVVYSLALAGVGYTSLKLYVGQKNWPRALMNGPKALEEDPEKPDVYRQYGIALAESDSLARAGQVLAKGLEIAKAQNDADQLKELTTTRDYYYIKRFNAAAVQLQNGLEVEDSLGKQPDTSKVEVRAVLAQTTQKFRQCLEMADEAILLKADDEKCWSLRGNALGKLGRHAEAVQAYRKALEVKPDYQLAKDNLFASLTNSVVTYMRAQDWESAVVTAEQLVAMGDTNSLVTIGDCYTNKAIGTPKGAQRDSMFLKAVTYYQKYLANNPKDTTVIGYCISSMTQGHDSTSAIAMAKGLVAAEPYEPFGYMRLAEAASGNSSLANGALSTFAVLVKGQQVLKPELKPAPKSQAAGILARLGPPDRVYTHSIDKYKILCLFYPKKGEIHGFVQDQEFFKILFTPI from the coding sequence GTGCTGACCATGAAATCGATCCTGCGTTGGGCGCTGGTGCTGGTGGGCCTGATGGTCGTGTACTCGCTGGCCCTGGCCGGCGTTGGCTATACCAGCCTCAAGCTGTACGTGGGCCAGAAGAACTGGCCGCGGGCCCTGATGAACGGTCCGAAGGCGCTCGAGGAGGACCCGGAGAAGCCGGACGTCTACCGGCAGTACGGGATCGCCCTCGCGGAGAGCGACTCCCTGGCGCGCGCCGGGCAGGTGCTGGCGAAGGGCCTCGAGATCGCCAAGGCCCAGAACGACGCGGACCAGCTCAAGGAGCTGACCACCACGCGCGACTACTACTACATCAAGCGCTTCAATGCGGCGGCCGTCCAGCTCCAGAACGGCCTGGAGGTGGAGGACTCGCTGGGCAAGCAGCCGGACACCAGCAAGGTCGAGGTGCGGGCGGTGCTGGCCCAGACCACCCAGAAGTTCCGCCAGTGCCTGGAGATGGCCGACGAGGCGATCTTGCTCAAGGCGGACGACGAGAAGTGCTGGTCGCTGCGGGGCAACGCGCTGGGCAAGCTGGGACGGCACGCGGAGGCGGTGCAGGCCTACCGCAAGGCGCTGGAGGTCAAGCCCGACTACCAGCTCGCCAAGGACAACCTGTTCGCCAGCCTCACCAACTCGGTGGTCACCTACATGCGCGCCCAGGACTGGGAGTCCGCGGTGGTCACCGCCGAGCAACTGGTGGCCATGGGCGACACCAATTCGCTGGTCACCATCGGCGACTGCTACACCAACAAGGCCATCGGAACACCCAAAGGCGCGCAGCGTGATTCGATGTTCCTGAAGGCCGTGACCTATTACCAGAAGTACCTGGCCAACAACCCCAAGGACACCACGGTCATCGGGTACTGCATCTCCTCGATGACCCAGGGTCACGACTCCACCTCGGCCATCGCGATGGCCAAGGGCCTGGTCGCCGCGGAGCCCTACGAGCCGTTCGGCTACATGCGCCTGGCGGAGGCCGCGAGCGGAAACTCCTCGCTCGCCAACGGGGCTCTCAGCACCTTCGCGGTCCTGGTGAAGGGCCAGCAGGTCCTCAAGCCGGAACTCAAGCCGGCCCCGAAGAGCCAGGCGGCCGGGATCCTGGCCCGGCTGGGCCCGCCGGACCGGGTGTACACGCACAGCATCGACAAGTACAAGATCCTGTGCCTGTTCTACCCGAAGAAGGGCGAGATCCACGGATTCGTGCAGGACCAGGAGTTCTTCAAGATCCTCTTCACGCCGATCTAG
- a CDS encoding PDZ domain-containing protein: protein MKRIATVLSTALLALTALSAAFAADASAAEARARSVKGDAARTGGQGWLGIYIEVPGPLTRSALGLGEDEGLMITGTVKGGAAEKAGLKRGDVLLKVDGAGVSSDAEIREQLRGKAGQNVKIDLLRAGKPLSISATPGDRSEYRTPDAGEEGDEEDRGDINIRVPDIHVEIPDAPDEGDAPEAPDAPDMRELTVLVGGGAYLGVEPQNLGRELADAFGVPDGKGVLLARVLPNSPASKSGLKSGDVLVKFDGKPLEAASDLRRELRAIRGSRTVQLDAVRKGDALKFKVELSGGHGRNASRIRIPDLGRMRWNFGEGDRDRLQAELRDLREELKELRTQIRSLLDKERK from the coding sequence ATGAAGCGAATCGCCACCGTACTGTCCACGGCGCTGCTGGCCCTCACGGCGCTCTCGGCCGCCTTTGCGGCCGACGCGTCCGCCGCGGAAGCCCGGGCCAGGTCCGTGAAGGGCGACGCCGCCCGCACCGGAGGCCAGGGCTGGCTGGGGATCTACATCGAGGTCCCCGGGCCGCTCACCCGCTCCGCACTGGGGCTGGGCGAGGACGAAGGCCTGATGATCACCGGCACCGTCAAGGGCGGGGCCGCCGAGAAGGCGGGCCTCAAGCGCGGCGACGTGCTGCTCAAGGTGGACGGAGCCGGGGTGTCCAGCGACGCCGAGATCCGCGAGCAACTGCGCGGCAAGGCCGGACAGAACGTGAAGATCGACCTGCTGCGCGCCGGGAAGCCGCTCTCGATCAGCGCCACCCCGGGCGACCGCTCCGAGTACCGCACGCCCGACGCGGGCGAGGAGGGCGACGAGGAGGATCGGGGAGACATCAATATCCGTGTGCCCGACATCCACGTCGAAATCCCCGACGCCCCGGACGAGGGCGACGCGCCGGAGGCGCCCGACGCCCCGGACATGCGCGAGCTCACCGTCCTGGTGGGCGGTGGCGCGTACCTGGGAGTGGAGCCGCAGAACCTGGGACGGGAACTTGCCGATGCCTTCGGTGTGCCTGATGGAAAGGGCGTGCTGCTGGCGCGGGTGCTTCCGAACAGCCCCGCCAGCAAGTCGGGCCTCAAATCGGGCGATGTGCTGGTGAAGTTCGACGGCAAGCCGCTGGAAGCGGCGTCCGATCTGCGCCGCGAGCTGCGCGCCATCCGGGGATCCAGGACCGTCCAGTTGGACGCCGTGCGCAAGGGCGACGCGCTGAAGTTCAAGGTGGAGTTGTCCGGCGGCCACGGTCGCAATGCCTCGCGCATCCGCATCCCGGATCTCGGCCGCATGCGCTGGAACTTCGGCGAGGGCGACCGCGACCGCCTGCAGGCCGAGCTCAGGGACCTGAGGGAGGAACTGAAGGAGCTCCGCACCCAGATCCGCTCCCTCCTGGACAAGGAGCGGAAATAG
- the priA gene encoding primosomal protein N', with amino-acid sequence MPLIRAAVLSPVEGLFTYRLPDEFAACARPGSRLRLPFGRAAREGFLVDFEGTEKPGLKSVTEVLPEELSLPPDLLELTRWSAEYYLAPWGEVLMAAVPSGVAKKSRARRTDAGGPAGGPPGLASADAGGPDEASPGAPRVVSPGPVAAPTPTPEQAAAIVALEAALARGGFAPHLLEGVTGSGKTEVYLRAAEAAVRAGGQVLVLVPEIALSPQLHARFEARFPGRTTVFHSRLTPRERREAWLAARRGETAVVLGVRSAVFAPLPGLRLVVVDEEHEPSYKQMEGLRYHARDVAVKRAQACGATVLLGSATPSLESRANALRGRYVPLGLTRRVDGRPMPEVRVVDMRDRAQRRRSQVLSEALLDAMGEKLGRDEQIILFLNRRGFASTLQCRSCGEVARCPRCDVSLTLHRQPPGLRCHYCGRREPAPEVCPKCSGPDLKLAGAGTQRVETELERLFPGVPLVRMDLDTTRGRTSHRDLLQAFEERRASILLGTQMVAKGHDFPGVTLVGVVSADVGLYLPDFRASERTFQLLTQVAGRAGRGDQPGTVVVQTYFPEHPAVTAAARHDSVGFASAELEERREFHYPPAVRMVSLRLGGPDEAAVRAAAGDLAARAARHPHAGAVERLGPAPAAIPRIRNRYRYQLLLRSADLRALRAMTLDLAPGVASRGRAVRLEVDIDPVETL; translated from the coding sequence ATGCCGCTGATCCGCGCCGCCGTGCTCTCGCCCGTCGAGGGGCTCTTCACCTACCGCCTTCCCGACGAATTCGCCGCCTGCGCGCGCCCCGGCTCGCGCCTGCGCCTGCCCTTCGGGCGCGCCGCGCGCGAGGGCTTCCTGGTGGATTTCGAGGGGACCGAGAAGCCCGGCCTCAAGTCGGTGACCGAAGTGCTCCCCGAAGAGTTGTCCCTGCCACCCGACCTCCTGGAACTCACGCGCTGGTCCGCTGAGTACTACCTGGCCCCGTGGGGCGAGGTGCTGATGGCCGCGGTGCCGTCGGGGGTGGCGAAGAAGAGCCGCGCGAGGCGCACCGATGCGGGCGGGCCCGCGGGCGGGCCTCCGGGACTTGCATCGGCGGACGCGGGCGGGCCGGACGAGGCGAGCCCCGGCGCGCCGCGCGTCGTGTCCCCCGGGCCGGTCGCAGCGCCCACTCCCACCCCGGAGCAGGCCGCCGCCATCGTCGCGCTCGAGGCGGCGCTGGCGCGCGGAGGCTTCGCGCCGCACCTGCTGGAGGGCGTCACCGGCAGCGGCAAGACCGAGGTGTACCTGCGCGCCGCCGAGGCCGCGGTGCGCGCGGGCGGGCAGGTGCTGGTGCTGGTGCCGGAGATCGCGCTGTCGCCGCAGCTGCACGCGCGGTTCGAGGCGCGCTTCCCCGGGCGCACCACCGTGTTCCACAGCCGGCTCACCCCGCGCGAGCGACGCGAGGCGTGGCTGGCCGCGCGCCGCGGGGAGACCGCGGTGGTGCTGGGAGTGCGCTCGGCGGTGTTCGCGCCGCTGCCGGGCCTCAGGCTGGTGGTGGTGGACGAGGAGCACGAGCCCTCCTACAAGCAGATGGAAGGGCTGCGCTACCACGCCCGAGACGTGGCGGTGAAGCGCGCGCAGGCGTGCGGCGCCACGGTGCTGCTGGGCTCGGCCACGCCCAGCCTGGAGAGCCGCGCCAACGCGCTGCGCGGCCGCTACGTCCCGCTGGGGCTCACCCGGCGCGTGGACGGGCGGCCCATGCCCGAGGTGCGCGTGGTGGACATGCGCGACCGGGCCCAGCGCCGCCGGTCGCAGGTGCTCTCGGAGGCGCTGCTCGACGCGATGGGGGAGAAGCTCGGGCGCGACGAGCAGATCATTCTGTTCCTGAACCGCCGGGGCTTCGCGTCCACGCTGCAGTGCCGCTCCTGCGGCGAGGTGGCGCGCTGCCCGCGCTGCGACGTGTCCCTCACGCTCCACCGCCAGCCCCCCGGGCTGCGCTGCCACTACTGCGGTCGCCGCGAGCCCGCGCCGGAAGTGTGCCCCAAGTGCTCGGGACCCGACCTCAAGCTTGCGGGCGCCGGCACGCAGCGCGTGGAAACGGAGCTGGAGCGGCTCTTTCCCGGCGTGCCGCTGGTGCGGATGGATCTCGACACCACCCGCGGGCGCACCTCCCATCGCGACCTGCTGCAGGCCTTCGAGGAGCGGCGGGCCTCGATCCTGCTCGGCACACAGATGGTGGCCAAGGGGCACGATTTTCCCGGCGTGACGCTGGTGGGCGTGGTGTCCGCCGACGTGGGGCTGTACCTGCCCGACTTCCGCGCCTCGGAGCGCACCTTCCAGCTGCTCACCCAGGTGGCCGGCCGGGCCGGCCGCGGAGACCAACCCGGCACGGTGGTGGTGCAGACGTACTTTCCGGAGCACCCGGCGGTCACCGCGGCGGCGCGCCATGACTCGGTGGGCTTCGCCTCGGCCGAGCTGGAAGAGCGCCGCGAGTTCCACTACCCGCCCGCGGTGCGCATGGTGAGCCTGCGCCTGGGCGGCCCGGACGAGGCCGCGGTGCGCGCGGCGGCCGGGGATCTGGCGGCCCGGGCCGCGCGGCATCCCCACGCAGGGGCGGTGGAGCGGCTGGGCCCGGCCCCCGCGGCCATCCCGAGAATCCGGAATCGCTATCGCTACCAGTTGCTGCTGCGGTCCGCGGACCTGCGCGCCCTGAGGGCCATGACCCTGGACCTGGCCCCCGGTGTCGCGTCGCGCGGCCGGGCGGTGCGCCTCGAGGTGGACATTGATCCGGTGGAGACACTGTAG
- a CDS encoding response regulator — protein MKKGKILVVDDEVYIVHILDFSLGMEGYEVVTALNGEEALAKAAEHKPDLVVLDIMMPRMDGYETCKRLKSDDSTRNIPVILLSAKGRNVDQKMGFEVGADDYITKPFSPRKLVERINAILHQQGDLPKQEAV, from the coding sequence ATGAAGAAGGGTAAGATCCTGGTTGTGGACGATGAGGTGTACATCGTTCATATCCTGGACTTCAGCCTCGGCATGGAGGGCTACGAGGTGGTGACCGCCCTCAACGGCGAGGAGGCTCTCGCCAAGGCAGCGGAGCACAAGCCCGACCTCGTGGTGCTCGACATCATGATGCCGCGCATGGACGGCTACGAGACGTGCAAGCGTCTCAAGTCCGACGACTCCACGCGCAACATCCCGGTGATCCTGCTCTCCGCCAAGGGCCGCAACGTGGACCAGAAGATGGGCTTCGAGGTGGGCGCGGACGACTACATCACCAAGCCGTTCAGCCCGCGCAAGCTGGTGGAGCGCATCAACGCGATCCTGCACCAGCAGGGCGATCTCCCCAAGCAGGAAGCGGTGTAG
- a CDS encoding HAMP domain-containing histidine kinase, with translation MIVLAVLAFLLLLALTATQLKLRALGEAHGAEQTRADAQRAQFERDTQALKRECDSASAASAAVAARWRGLYSSATTLVGAETDESWARVAELFASAGHFRAVSVRVRDGDLHSFVLRHAVGVGPEALARLRDSRVPEPVLKEWMDPRNAFGCGFVLRARPAKDAPLAQPGAALGPQDAWFLPFEGPDGRVSVYLSLGQPDPCRLPLAEELPIYDAAAAMVRAILGRQIAETQELHELDDQMRLVQLHAAAIDALRTALGKVAERLRTGLGHVEGYAQSIADFGGDMPREEERRLAAVIVSQAQDMCEEALMVRDLAELAGFDRNITHPPAEFTGLYADSLQFLSHRAENRGVVLSGPPLQGGICLNHPPGMLKRLLVLVSNELLAGCERGHEIAVTAWLDQEQVHIHWRASGAGLPEPGPREDRLPGWIVAQAMAQALGGTLMESTPDTDSRAVSLAIPVGRRDSTSELRAA, from the coding sequence ATGATCGTGCTCGCCGTCCTTGCATTCCTGCTGCTGCTGGCGCTCACCGCCACCCAGCTCAAGCTGCGCGCCCTGGGCGAGGCCCACGGTGCGGAGCAGACCCGCGCCGACGCGCAGCGCGCCCAGTTCGAGCGCGACACCCAGGCGCTCAAGCGCGAGTGCGACTCGGCCAGCGCGGCCTCCGCCGCCGTGGCGGCCCGGTGGCGCGGCCTGTACTCCTCGGCCACCACGCTGGTGGGCGCCGAGACCGACGAGTCGTGGGCGCGGGTGGCGGAGCTGTTCGCCTCCGCCGGGCACTTCCGCGCCGTCTCGGTGAGGGTGCGCGACGGCGACCTGCACAGCTTCGTCCTGCGCCACGCCGTGGGCGTGGGCCCCGAGGCCCTGGCGCGACTGCGCGACAGCCGCGTGCCGGAGCCGGTGCTCAAGGAGTGGATGGACCCGCGCAACGCCTTCGGCTGCGGCTTCGTGCTGCGGGCCCGCCCGGCCAAGGACGCTCCCCTGGCCCAGCCCGGGGCCGCCCTGGGCCCCCAGGACGCCTGGTTCCTGCCCTTCGAGGGCCCCGACGGCCGCGTGAGCGTGTACCTCTCCCTGGGCCAGCCCGACCCCTGCCGGCTTCCGCTGGCCGAGGAACTGCCGATTTACGATGCGGCCGCGGCCATGGTGCGGGCGATTCTCGGCCGGCAGATCGCCGAGACCCAGGAGCTCCACGAGCTGGATGACCAGATGCGCCTGGTCCAGCTCCACGCCGCCGCGATTGACGCGCTGCGCACGGCCCTGGGCAAGGTCGCCGAGCGGCTGCGCACCGGCCTGGGCCACGTCGAGGGCTATGCCCAGAGCATCGCCGACTTCGGGGGCGACATGCCCCGCGAGGAGGAGCGGCGCCTGGCCGCGGTAATCGTTTCCCAGGCGCAGGATATGTGCGAGGAAGCGCTCATGGTACGGGACCTGGCGGAGCTCGCCGGGTTCGACCGGAACATCACCCACCCGCCGGCGGAATTCACGGGATTATATGCGGACTCGCTTCAGTTCCTTTCCCACCGCGCCGAAAATCGGGGTGTAGTGCTCAGTGGGCCGCCGCTGCAGGGTGGCATCTGCCTGAACCACCCGCCCGGCATGCTGAAGAGACTACTGGTCCTTGTTTCCAACGAACTCCTGGCCGGCTGCGAGCGTGGCCACGAAATCGCGGTCACCGCGTGGCTCGACCAGGAGCAGGTACATATCCACTGGCGCGCTTCCGGCGCCGGGCTCCCGGAGCCCGGACCCCGGGAGGACCGCCTCCCCGGCTGGATCGTGGCGCAGGCCATGGCCCAGGCGCTGGGCGGGACGCTCATGGAGAGCACGCCGGACACGGACAGCCGCGCAGTCAGCCTGGCCATACCGGTCGGTCGCCGGGACTCCACAAGCGAGTTGCGTGCGGCGTGA
- a CDS encoding response regulator, with protein MPEHRKNRILVVEDDDTLRNLLRLNLQKEGYEVVGAQDGASGLEEARKHLPDLVLLDKMMPGMDGHEVLRQLRASRRTRYIPVILLTALNRTQDRLDGLDAGANDFISKPYSSAELLQRVKVLMNWTHDVRDINPLTGLPGNASIEREVTSRLEGGEAFGFLYIDADQFKALNDCYGYVRGDNAIREMAEAIGAALESCGRGSDFLGHVGGDDFVVITPPEDLERVGEAVIREFEARVPGLYDPEDRARGYIEVPNRRGDIEKFPPLTVTVAGIDTAQAPIHHFAELSDRAAELKLFGKSKMRSVLVTERRRAEELAARLAG; from the coding sequence TTGCCTGAACATCGCAAGAACCGCATTCTGGTCGTCGAGGACGATGACACCCTGCGCAACCTCCTGAGGCTCAACCTTCAGAAGGAAGGCTACGAAGTCGTGGGCGCCCAGGACGGCGCGTCGGGCCTGGAGGAGGCGCGCAAGCACCTGCCGGACCTGGTCCTGCTGGACAAGATGATGCCCGGAATGGACGGACACGAGGTGCTGCGCCAGCTGCGCGCCTCGCGCCGCACGCGCTACATCCCGGTCATCCTGCTCACCGCACTCAACCGCACGCAGGACCGCCTCGACGGCCTGGACGCCGGCGCCAACGACTTCATCAGCAAGCCCTACAGCTCCGCCGAACTGCTCCAGCGCGTGAAGGTGCTGATGAACTGGACGCACGACGTGCGCGACATCAACCCGCTCACCGGGCTGCCGGGCAACGCCTCCATCGAGCGCGAGGTCACGAGCCGGCTGGAGGGCGGCGAGGCGTTCGGGTTCCTGTACATTGACGCCGACCAGTTCAAGGCGCTCAACGACTGCTACGGGTACGTCCGCGGCGACAACGCCATCCGCGAGATGGCCGAGGCCATCGGCGCCGCGCTGGAATCCTGCGGCCGCGGCTCCGACTTCCTGGGCCACGTGGGCGGGGACGACTTCGTGGTGATCACCCCGCCGGAGGACCTGGAGCGCGTGGGCGAGGCCGTGATTCGCGAGTTCGAGGCCCGCGTGCCGGGCCTGTACGACCCCGAGGACCGGGCCCGCGGCTACATCGAGGTGCCCAACCGCCGCGGGGACATCGAGAAGTTCCCCCCGCTCACGGTGACGGTCGCGGGCATTGACACCGCCCAGGCGCCGATCCACCACTTCGCGGAGCTCTCCGACCGCGCCGCCGAGTTGAAGCTGTTCGGGAAGTCCAAGATGCGCAGCGTGCTGGTGACCGAACGCCGGCGCGCCGAGGAACTGGCCGCCCGCCTGGCGGGGTAA
- a CDS encoding cytochrome c, with protein sequence MRWRPGAAPRECGPAARVRGGLAPLLSVALAAAMMTQAGTARALDAAAVGRKLFTEKTCATCHNVGAPSAGLGPELTQVTWHRDSTWLVAWLTDPPKIKKDTPMPRLDWKSPAEMQAVIAYLMSSRVPIPAADSADGQKLFAGFKCGACHALNRKGGKPQFPDLGRVGRRRDAAWLDRWLADPQAVRKGTFEPRFPLSATQRRALVTYLEGLK encoded by the coding sequence GTGCGATGGCGACCCGGCGCCGCGCCGCGGGAGTGCGGCCCGGCGGCCCGCGTGCGCGGGGGCCTGGCGCCCTTGCTGTCCGTGGCGCTCGCCGCGGCAATGATGACGCAGGCCGGCACCGCCCGCGCTCTCGACGCGGCGGCCGTGGGCCGGAAGCTCTTCACCGAGAAGACGTGCGCCACCTGTCACAACGTCGGCGCGCCCTCGGCCGGTCTGGGGCCCGAGCTCACCCAGGTAACCTGGCACCGTGACAGCACCTGGCTGGTGGCGTGGCTCACCGATCCGCCGAAGATCAAGAAGGACACGCCCATGCCCAGGCTGGACTGGAAGTCCCCGGCGGAGATGCAAGCGGTGATCGCCTACCTGATGTCGTCGCGGGTCCCGATCCCGGCGGCGGACTCGGCGGACGGCCAGAAGCTGTTCGCGGGATTCAAGTGCGGAGCGTGCCACGCGCTCAACCGCAAGGGTGGCAAGCCGCAGTTCCCCGACCTGGGCCGGGTGGGCAGGCGGCGCGACGCGGCGTGGCTGGACCGCTGGCTGGCCGACCCGCAGGCGGTGCGCAAGGGGACCTTCGAGCCGCGCTTTCCGCTCAGCGCCACGCAGCGGCGCGCGCTGGTGACGTACCTCGAGGGGCTCAAGTAG